The following is a genomic window from Methanococcoides sp. AM1.
CATAACCTGTTCTATCAACTTCTTGTTGCAATTTTCAGAAAAAGATCGTCCACATTGTATACAATCTTCATTTCCAGCATCTGTCACAGCTTAACCCCTTGAAGCTATTTCTGTGGGAAACACCCATGTAAATTATTCATTTCATCCTACAAATATTAGCTGTATCATTAATTATATCCAGAAAGCTACCGGTATAACTGATACAAAATGAAAAAAATAGAAAAGAAAAATGAAATAGTCGAGAGGGAGAGGCCTTAAAGATCCAATTCGTCCCTTTCAATATTTGCAAGAGAAAGTTGAATGGCTATTCCACTGCTCTCTGCATATTCGTCAATACGTTTTACAGCATGTTCTACCATTCCACCAGATGTCATTATCAGGGATCTCTTACCACAAAGTGCCATCAGTATGGATTTATCGATGACACCGGAAGTTATCTTCAGATCGATGAGGTTATTTTCAGCAAGTGTCTTGCTCTTTTTACCCATTGCACCTATACTGTCAATATCTTCTTCAGCGACAACTTTACGGAAAGATTCCTCGTCATAAATATCCGTGTTATAGATGACAATACCGCCGGACTTGATGCCATGCCTTGTCATTTCTGCAATAGCATGCCCTTCCGGATGGATGTGCAGAACCTTTGCATTAACTGCCTCATAAGGACTGCTGATAGCATATTCTCCGTGCATAACACCAAGATTAATAATATCGCCTTCTTTTACATCAGGTGATACTTCTATCCACATCAATTCAGGAGGCTTGAAGGAATTTACCAGTTCAGGAACACTTGTTGGGAACCTGTTACGGATGGCAAGGTTCCTTCTTTCAAGTTCGCTATATATTTCCAGCGTGCGAGGCTGTCTTAGATATGATTTCCTCAAAAGTTCAGCATCTCTGAAAACATCTTCAGGCAGGCCTTCGCCTATTATGTTCCCCTCTGTCATGAAATATACGTAATCTGCCCAGCTGTAGGCAAGTTCCACATCATGAGTTGAAATTATCATGGTGGTACCATTATGATTTAATTCATTCAGCAGATCAAGGATCTCATCCGCGCCTACAGGATCGAGGTTCGCTAATGGTTCGTCAAGGATCATGATCTCGGGGTCCATTGAACAGACACCTGCAATGGCAACCCTCTTTTTCTGTCCTCCACTCAAATGGTGGGGTGGTTTATCCTTGAATTCGGTTATACCGATGTATTCGAGGGTATGATTGACCTTCTCTTCAACTTCTTCTTTCGAATAACCAAGGTTAGTGGGACCAAAACCTACATCCTGATAGACTGTAGGGGCAAATATCTGGTCATCAGAGTTCTGGAAGACAATACCAACACTTTTTCGTACCTCACGCAGGGACTTTGCATCGTATTCCATAGGTTTGCCATGGAAATATACCGCGCCTTCTTTAGGTTTGAGGGTACCGTTCAACAGCATGAAAAGTGTTGATTTACCGGAACCATTCTTTCCGACAAAGGCTATCTTTTTACCTTTTTTAATCTTTACATCAACGCCTTTCACAGCCTGGGTCCCATCATGGTAGGAATACTTCAAGCCTTTTGTTTCCAATATCATCATTTTTACCTCAGAGACCTTTAGAATATAGAAATATCATTGGTCAGATACCATAACACCAGAATTGCGGAAAAGTAGGTACCTGTGAGTATCAATTCCGTTGCCCTGACGGGCCTTTTTTCCTCAAAGAAGAGGATTCTTCCATCATAGCAACGTGCACTCATGGAAATGAAGATCTTCTCTCCCTGTTCCCATGATCTTATGAAAAGAGTTGTTGCAAGCATGGCAAGTGAATTAAGACTGGTTCTCCAGTCCTTGTATCCAAGCCTTACGGACTGTGCATACCTGATACCCCATGCAACCTCAAGAAAAACAAAGATGTAACGATACATCATCATTGATAGCTCAATTAAAGAATCAGGTAACTTTGTAGCTTTCAGGACTGAAAACAATTCCACCATAGGCGTTGTCAGTGAAAGGAAGAACAGGCATGACATACCGCTGAGTGTCCTTGAAAATACCAGCAATGCCATATCAAGTCCACCTGTGTTTATTCCAAACCTGTAACTAAAAACATCAAACCCGAATAGTTCAGTTCCGGAACCAAAGAAAAATGCTATGATGATAACACTTAAGATCACAAAAACAGCAGGAGCAGACAAGAGTTTCAGGTAAAATCCGGCAGGGATCTTCGCAAAATAAACCGTTGCAAAACTCATACAAAAAGCTACAGTAAAAGGAAGAATGAAGGATTGTGAAGAAACTCCCATTAACAGACCAAAAGTAATTATAGTAAGTTTTAGCCAGTTATTTCGGTACCTTAACGGACTTACCAGGGCATAGTCATCAAGAATGTTCGTCATATTATGTTCACGCCGTTAATTTCGTTTTTATTACTTTGATTCAGTATCATTAGGAACAACAACATAAAAAAGAGTGATCCTTAATAAGGATCACTATAGGGATTGACGGTCAAATAAACAATCTTATTCAGACTGTCCTTTGCCCTTGTAATATCCGAAGAAGTAACCAAGGACAATTGCGCCGATAGCAGCCTGAAGTGCAAAGAGAAGACTCTCGGTTTCTCCTCCAGGAGGTTCGAACTTTACAGAGTTGACCCATGAATCTGCTGTCCACTCTTCGTATTGACCGTCTGTGATCTCAGCGATGACATCTTCTGCCTGACCGTCAGCACCACCAAACTCTGAGTCCGGGTTTGCTGCCATTCCATAGAAGAATGATGCTACGAACAAGATAGCTATTACTGCAAATATTGCTTCACCTTTCATTGGCTAGCCCCCTTTATTTTATCAAGGACTGATTCTGAAATTACATTGAGCTGTAAAAGCGCATCGCTCTTTACCTGTATCACATACTTGAAGATAAGAGCTGTCAGTGCACCTTCCATGATAGCCAGAGGAACCTGTGTTGTTGCAAATACCAGCATGAACGCTTTAAGTGATGCTGCAAATCCGCCGACCTCTGCAGGGAAAGCCAAAGCAAGCTCAACAGAAGTTACGACATAGGTGATCCAGTCTGCAAATGTCGCAGCAAGGAAAACGACTACATAGAAGTTAATGTTAGCCTTCATACCTACTTTATAGATGACATATGCTGCAACCGGGCCAATGATACCCATTGATGCAACATTTGCACCAAGTGTTGTAAGACCGCCGTGTGCCAGGAAAATTGCCTGATAAAGTAGTACAATTGTACTCAGGACCGCTGCAATTGCAGGACCGAAAAGAATAGCTGCCATTCCTGTTCCTGTAGGGTGTGAAGAACTACCCGTAACAGACGGCATTTTCAAAGATGAAAGTACAAAGATGAATGCTCCCGCTACTGCCAGTAAAGGCAATAGTTCGCGCTTTTCAGCTACAAGTTTGTTCAACCTGTAGATACCAAAGAATATTATTGGTATAGAGAACACAAACCACAGTTGCCACCATGGTGATGGTAAAAACCCTTCAAATATATGCATTTTAACACTCCATTCCTGATTTATAACAAATTATATCACTAAATGAATTATATATCCAAATCAATATTACTTGATTTAGACACATTTACAATGAAAACTTTATATAAATACCTTGAGGTTAAGTGTATAACCTTTTAAGGTAAGATTATTTAAAGATTTGTTCCTTTGTTATCAAGAATAGAAAGAACTAGAAGATAAAACAATTGAAATTACTCAGTTATTGCCTTACAACTACAACGCAATGAAGAACTGATTCTGCCTGTGGTGGCTCATCCACAGTTCCACCTGCAATACGCTCCTCAGGATAGCCGAAGTTCTCACAAACATAGAGTTTTGCATCCACACCCATTTCTTTCAGCACTTCAGCAACCTCTGCAACACCAAAGGTGTCAGCAGGAAGCATGAAAATGTCTTTACCCAATTCGATCTCCTGAATGAATGCCTTTTTTGCAGGTGCAGGGTCACGTCCATGTGCCGTTATTGCGGTTATGTTCGAGAGGCTGACACCTAATCGGGAACATGCGACCTGAATAGAAGAGATTCCCGGTATGATCCTGTCCCCCTCCCCGGCAAACTTGCCAAGCCCGGAGAACATGGGATCGCCTGTGGAAAGAACCACCGCATCATCAGGCAGCTCGTGTAGAGCTTTGTAGTTCTTGATGGTCTTTGCCTCACACTCAATGTAAGGTTCAGCAAGCTCAAGGGAGCGCTTCGAACCATAGACCACCGATGCATTGCGTATGGCTTCGATAGCTTCCAGTGTCAACATGTTCGGCCCGACACCGACACCTGCGATTATCATTTCTTTTCCCCGCTGTCCATAAGGACGGTGCCGTCCCTGTCCACTACCACAATGCGTGCACCTTTGCCTTTCTCCACCGTTTTTGCAAATGCACGTTTAATATGTTCACCTTCAGGTTCCACCTCGATCATCTCAGAGACAGTTGCAAAGCCACTGTCCTTGAGCATATCGGGATCTCCCCATTTCAGGACCAGACCCGGCAAGCCACAAATCGCTACCTCACCAGTTGTAGAATCAAGGAACTCGGAGATGCGACTTCCGGCAAGAACTACCGTATAATCAGGGAACAGCATTGTAGAATAACGGATACCTATACGACCGGTGGTAAGAACGACCTTTGAAGCTTCACGTACGAGATCACTCTTCATTTCACCAAGATGATCGTTCCAGGGCTCAACAAAGCCCGTGGTCCCGAGAATGGAGATGCCACCCTCGACACCGATACGGCTGTTCAGGGTCTGCTTTGCAATCTCAGAACCTCTTGGAAGGGATAGCTCCACATCAACGCCTTTGATGCCGATCTCTTCCACAGCCTCTGCAACTGCATCCTTTATCTGCTGCATTGGTTTTGGATTGATAGCAGGATAGCCTTTTTTGGACTGCAGGCCGCCTCTTGTGACGATACCTATGCCCTCCCCGGCAGTAATATTGATCTTGTCGGATTCAACCGCCCTTGCCTCGAACTCAAGGCCACGGGTGATATCAGACTCATGGTCGTTTTTCAGTTTAACGGCAACAGCATAACCATCTTTTGCCTTTACATCCATGACAGCACGAAGTCCTACAGGTGTGGGGACTGAGACCTTGTCCACATCCTTCCTGAGTGACAGGACAGCTGCTTTGGCCGCAACGGTAGCAGTGGTTCCTGTGGTATAGCCCCTCTGGAGCACTGAACCATCACTAAGCACCACCAGCATCCCGCTCTTTATACCCTCTTCAAGCTCATCGCGGGGTATTTTAGATTTATTGATCCACTCTTCCGGGATCTTTGATTTGTTAACAGGATCGATAATTGACATTGTCAGTTATTCAATATCTTATAGTTATAAAAGTTACCGACCAACGAGCTAACTTATCCTGTCCTCTTGAACAGTTTGTCAAGTTCTGCCCGGGTAAAAGATATCATCGTCGGACGGCCGTGAGGACACGTATAAGGATTTTCTGCCATATCCAGCTGCTTCAGAAGGCTCTCCATTTGTCCCATGCTGCAACCAGCCCCCGCTTTTATCGCTGCACGGCATGCCATGGTCTTGCAGAGGTTATCGAACATTCCGGTATCATTTTTCACTCTGCCTGTGGAAAGCAGGTCTATTATAATATCATGGATCAGCTCAGCGCTCTCCATCTTCCCAAGAAGAGCCGGAACAGTAGTGACCACATAGCTGTTAGGACCAAATTCCGATATTCCAAAGCCCATTTCTTCAAGATAGGGTATGTACTCCTCGAGCAGCACTTTTTCCCTGGATGTGAGGTCAAGCGTAACAGGTGTTATAAGCTCCTGCCAGCCGGAACTGCTGATATCACATATCTGCTCGTACATCACCCTCTCATGTGCAGCATGCTGATCAACTATGACAAGCCCCTTCTCCAGCTCTACAATAATATAAAGCTCATTAACCTGACCTACTATTCTTGCCTTATCAAGACCTGTAGATGCCCTTTCCGGTTTCTTTGGGGTCTTTGACAGTACCCTTTCAGAACGCTTCAGGCGCTTTTCCGTATCCCTGGCAGTGAAATGATAGGTTTCTTCTTCTTCCTTTATCAGCGGTGAGATCTTTTTCTCAGCAGGTATCGCCAGTTCAAGCTTCTCTTCAGGAACAAACGCTTCAGCACCATCTTTGGGTATATCTTCCAGTTTTTCTTCAGGTCTATCTTCTACCTTTTCTACAAAAACAGCCTGTACCGGCTTTTTCTCCGGCAAACTTATCTCAGGAACCAGCTGCTCGGCCTTCAATGCATTTTCCACAGCAAGAGTGACTGCATCGCAGACCTCACGCTCATGGCTCATCCTAACATACCTTTTGGCAGGATGGACGTTGACATCCACCTCACTGAGGTCAAGTTCCAGATCAAGGACAGCCACCGGGAAGCGTCCCTTTGGAATAAGATTGTAATAACCAAGCCTCACCGCATTGCTGATACTCTTTGAGGATATACCTCGGCCGTTTATGAAAAAGTACTGCAGGTCGGTTCCACTGCGGCTTAGCTCTGGCTTTGAGATGTAACCGGATATTTTCACGATATCCGACTTGAATTCAACAGGTATCAGCTTTTTTGCAGATTCACTTCCAAGCAGGTAGACAATGCTGTCAAAAATATCACCCGATGTCGGGGAACGCACCAGCACCTTGCCATCGCTTATAAGAGTGAGTGAGATCTCCGGATGACCAAACGCATGTCTTGTAACGACATCAGTGATGTGTGCGAGCTCAGTACGCATGCTTTTAAGGTACTTCTTCCTAGCCGGAGTATTATAGAAC
Proteins encoded in this region:
- a CDS encoding energy-coupling factor ABC transporter ATP-binding protein, which codes for MMILETKGLKYSYHDGTQAVKGVDVKIKKGKKIAFVGKNGSGKSTLFMLLNGTLKPKEGAVYFHGKPMEYDAKSLREVRKSVGIVFQNSDDQIFAPTVYQDVGFGPTNLGYSKEEVEEKVNHTLEYIGITEFKDKPPHHLSGGQKKRVAIAGVCSMDPEIMILDEPLANLDPVGADEILDLLNELNHNGTTMIISTHDVELAYSWADYVYFMTEGNIIGEGLPEDVFRDAELLRKSYLRQPRTLEIYSELERRNLAIRNRFPTSVPELVNSFKPPELMWIEVSPDVKEGDIINLGVMHGEYAISSPYEAVNAKVLHIHPEGHAIAEMTRHGIKSGGIVIYNTDIYDEESFRKVVAEEDIDSIGAMGKKSKTLAENNLIDLKITSGVIDKSILMALCGKRSLIMTSGGMVEHAVKRIDEYAESSGIAIQLSLANIERDELDL
- the cbiQ gene encoding cobalt ECF transporter T component CbiQ; amino-acid sequence: MTNILDDYALVSPLRYRNNWLKLTIITFGLLMGVSSQSFILPFTVAFCMSFATVYFAKIPAGFYLKLLSAPAVFVILSVIIIAFFFGSGTELFGFDVFSYRFGINTGGLDMALLVFSRTLSGMSCLFFLSLTTPMVELFSVLKATKLPDSLIELSMMMYRYIFVFLEVAWGIRYAQSVRLGYKDWRTSLNSLAMLATTLFIRSWEQGEKIFISMSARCYDGRILFFEEKRPVRATELILTGTYFSAILVLWYLTNDISIF
- a CDS encoding energy-coupling factor ABC transporter substrate-binding protein, whose product is MKGEAIFAVIAILFVASFFYGMAANPDSEFGGADGQAEDVIAEITDGQYEEWTADSWVNSVKFEPPGGETESLLFALQAAIGAIVLGYFFGYYKGKGQSE
- a CDS encoding energy-coupling factor ABC transporter permease — protein: MHIFEGFLPSPWWQLWFVFSIPIIFFGIYRLNKLVAEKRELLPLLAVAGAFIFVLSSLKMPSVTGSSSHPTGTGMAAILFGPAIAAVLSTIVLLYQAIFLAHGGLTTLGANVASMGIIGPVAAYVIYKVGMKANINFYVVVFLAATFADWITYVVTSVELALAFPAEVGGFAASLKAFMLVFATTQVPLAIMEGALTALIFKYVIQVKSDALLQLNVISESVLDKIKGASQ
- a CDS encoding cobalt-precorrin-7 (C(5))-methyltransferase, coding for MIIAGVGVGPNMLTLEAIEAIRNASVVYGSKRSLELAEPYIECEAKTIKNYKALHELPDDAVVLSTGDPMFSGLGKFAGEGDRIIPGISSIQVACSRLGVSLSNITAITAHGRDPAPAKKAFIQEIELGKDIFMLPADTFGVAEVAEVLKEMGVDAKLYVCENFGYPEERIAGGTVDEPPQAESVLHCVVVVRQ
- a CDS encoding cobalt-precorrin-5B (C(1))-methyltransferase, translating into MIDPVNKSKIPEEWINKSKIPRDELEEGIKSGMLVVLSDGSVLQRGYTTGTTATVAAKAAVLSLRKDVDKVSVPTPVGLRAVMDVKAKDGYAVAVKLKNDHESDITRGLEFEARAVESDKINITAGEGIGIVTRGGLQSKKGYPAINPKPMQQIKDAVAEAVEEIGIKGVDVELSLPRGSEIAKQTLNSRIGVEGGISILGTTGFVEPWNDHLGEMKSDLVREASKVVLTTGRIGIRYSTMLFPDYTVVLAGSRISEFLDSTTGEVAICGLPGLVLKWGDPDMLKDSGFATVSEMIEVEPEGEHIKRAFAKTVEKGKGARIVVVDRDGTVLMDSGEKK
- the mutL gene encoding DNA mismatch repair endonuclease MutL; protein product: MAETSAEVSSKRIHVLDEATINKIAAGEVVERPASVVKELLDNSIDAGATEIRVEVKGAGTELITVTDNGKGMSWEDSTLAFTKHATSKILHIDDLEKVLTLGFRGEALSSIAAVAKVYLTTREKGSISGTKVVVSGGSIENVLEVGAAPGTTIAVESLFYNTPARKKYLKSMRTELAHITDVVTRHAFGHPEISLTLISDGKVLVRSPTSGDIFDSIVYLLGSESAKKLIPVEFKSDIVKISGYISKPELSRSGTDLQYFFINGRGISSKSISNAVRLGYYNLIPKGRFPVAVLDLELDLSEVDVNVHPAKRYVRMSHEREVCDAVTLAVENALKAEQLVPEISLPEKKPVQAVFVEKVEDRPEEKLEDIPKDGAEAFVPEEKLELAIPAEKKISPLIKEEEETYHFTARDTEKRLKRSERVLSKTPKKPERASTGLDKARIVGQVNELYIIVELEKGLVIVDQHAAHERVMYEQICDISSSGWQELITPVTLDLTSREKVLLEEYIPYLEEMGFGISEFGPNSYVVTTVPALLGKMESAELIHDIIIDLLSTGRVKNDTGMFDNLCKTMACRAAIKAGAGCSMGQMESLLKQLDMAENPYTCPHGRPTMISFTRAELDKLFKRTG